A window from Chromatiaceae bacterium encodes these proteins:
- a CDS encoding VTT domain-containing protein, with product MPETWRRGLLVAMLLCAGGVLFFYRDRLDAAVLQDWVAAAGIAGPLLFVASYATGAVLFLPGALLTLAGGVLFGPVLGTLYNLSGATLGAAAAFLIARFVAGDWVQRRSGGFFGRLLQGVEAEGWRFVAFTRLVPLFPFNLLNYALGLTRIPFWQYLLTSAICMLPGAIAYTYLGYAGREAVAGSQGMLQKGLIALALLAAVAFLPRLIGRLRQRPMLEVTELKQRLAGDRGLLVLDVRTPEDFVGEQGHIAGALNLPLEDLASQLDRLNAYQERPIAIVCRTDRRSAKAGALLTRHGFADVQVVHDGMTAWNAQGWPVEHEAR from the coding sequence ATGCCTGAAACCTGGCGCCGGGGGTTGCTGGTCGCAATGCTGCTGTGCGCGGGCGGCGTGCTCTTTTTCTACCGCGACCGACTGGACGCCGCGGTACTGCAGGACTGGGTGGCGGCCGCGGGCATTGCCGGACCCCTGTTGTTCGTGGCCTCGTACGCGACGGGTGCCGTGCTGTTTCTGCCGGGCGCCCTGTTGACGCTGGCCGGCGGCGTTCTGTTCGGCCCGGTACTCGGTACCCTGTACAACCTGAGCGGCGCCACGCTCGGTGCGGCAGCCGCCTTCCTGATTGCACGTTTCGTCGCAGGCGACTGGGTGCAGCGGCGCTCCGGCGGTTTCTTCGGGCGCCTGCTGCAGGGGGTCGAGGCGGAGGGTTGGCGATTCGTCGCGTTCACCCGCCTCGTGCCCCTGTTTCCCTTCAATCTGTTGAACTATGCGCTGGGACTGACCCGCATACCGTTCTGGCAGTACCTGCTGACGAGCGCGATCTGCATGCTGCCCGGCGCCATTGCCTACACTTACCTCGGTTACGCCGGCCGAGAGGCCGTTGCCGGCAGCCAAGGCATGTTGCAGAAAGGTCTGATCGCACTCGCGCTGCTGGCGGCTGTCGCGTTTCTGCCGCGGCTGATCGGGCGGCTGCGTCAACGCCCGATGCTGGAGGTCACCGAACTCAAGCAACGCCTGGCAGGCGACAGGGGCCTGCTGGTGCTGGATGTACGGACGCCCGAAGACTTTGTCGGCGAACAGGGTCACATCGCCGGTGCCCTGAATCTGCCGCTCGAGGACCTGGCGTCGCAGTTGGATCGACTGAATGCCTATCAGGAACGGCCGATCGCGATCGTCTGTCGTACCGACCGCCGTTCTGCGAAGGCCGGTGCATTGCTGACGCGGCACGGCTTTGCCGATGTACAGGTGGTGCACGACGGTATGACCGCCTGGAACGCGCAGGGCTGGCCGGTGGAACACGAGGCCCGCTGA
- a CDS encoding metalloregulator ArsR/SmtB family transcription factor, which yields MSRTKGPKQRLFGQLARVAQALASDARLELLDYLAQGERNVDELAQAAGLSIANASKHLQQLKGVGLVTPRRDGKQVFYALADDRALDAIAALRTLAESHTAEVRSLIDSYLHARDDFEPLPASELLQRADSGLVTVLDVRPPGEFAQGHIPGALNVPLDHLRSRLRTLPDNREIIAYCRGPWCVLSFEAVRQLRAAGFKARRLEEGMPEWRHAGHPVATVSHPR from the coding sequence ATGTCAAGAACCAAGGGGCCCAAACAACGGCTGTTCGGACAGCTCGCCCGCGTCGCCCAGGCGCTGGCGAGCGATGCCCGCCTGGAGCTGCTCGACTATCTGGCGCAGGGTGAGCGCAACGTCGATGAGCTTGCTCAGGCGGCAGGGCTTTCCATTGCAAACGCCTCCAAGCACCTGCAGCAACTCAAAGGGGTGGGCCTGGTCACACCACGGCGCGACGGCAAGCAGGTGTTCTACGCACTGGCCGACGACCGCGCATTGGATGCGATTGCCGCGTTGCGCACGCTGGCCGAATCGCATACCGCCGAAGTCCGCAGTCTGATCGACAGCTACCTGCACGCACGCGACGACTTCGAACCGCTGCCGGCAAGCGAGCTGTTGCAGCGTGCCGACAGCGGGCTGGTCACCGTCCTCGACGTGCGACCGCCGGGGGAGTTTGCCCAGGGGCATATCCCGGGGGCACTGAACGTGCCACTCGACCATCTCAGATCGCGGCTGCGTACCTTGCCGGACAACCGGGAGATCATCGCGTATTGCCGCGGTCCCTGGTGCGTCCTGTCGTTCGAGGCCGTCAGACAGCTGCGTGCGGCCGGTTTCAAGGCCCGGCGGCTGGAGGAGGGGATGCCCGAATGGCGCCATGCCGGCCATCCGGTCGCGACGGTTTCACATCCCCGCTAA
- a CDS encoding diguanylate cyclase: MNASSLQLPGYEIDAVLHREGGRVVYRGMRLTDRAPVHVVTLDAAYPHPKQLAELRRDGAIAGKLNDVDGVLKVDGLLPHGGGNLAMVCEPMPGSLLQRMAASKGRGLPLGEVLDIAWRLARTLGAIHSRDIVHKALTPDHVLFDPDSGEIRLAGFGIASELEQERQGSEASTYPEGPLPYISPEQTGRMSRDLDYRSDYYSLGVMLFELLTGRRPFDAETVLEWVYCHICRLPQPPHELSPEVPEAVSGIVLKLLSKSPEARYQTAEGLMHDLARCADELATKGEIEPFALGELDLAKRFILPQSLYGRRHELEHLFHLFESVVRGRVEFCLVHGSPGVGKSALVNEIDKPSVRERGFLVQGKFQQFQHGDTYTVLATALRGLVQQILAEPEERLADWRKRLQKALKSNARLVVDLVPELELVIGQQPEVIELPPVEARNRLHIVLTNFLSVFAAEGHPVVLFLDDLQWCDAPTLELLHRLVTSRELSHLLIIGAYRSNEVGPGHPLRLLLDDLEGQPNVSHQGVGPLDLSSVTSLVADALNREPSEVAPLSEMLYDKAHGNPFFTNELLRQLHKEGAITRDPDDGTWNWDLDAARWSGVSSDVVEFMVENLRRLEPATQRVLQLAACIGNTFDLKTLSAVYQQPVAETAAVLLPALKQQTVIPLHGDYRLVVDAAAPLGFNPSYRFQHDRVQQAAYALIAVQRTNEVHLFVGRLMLQHVGDTVPDDRLIDIVGHLNAGRPLIESDEERLKLAKLNIRAGVRAKRSADYEAASDYLRTAQSMLPTDPWREMPAMMWTLAKESQQCAYLTGRTDEAERWTEEMLERSRSDLERSDILATRTRQYVTLGRMEASIQSAIQGLSLLGIELTDYPSAEDIAEERRRVEENLGGRRIADLVGAPPVENAETLMAMRLFMEIFAAAFLSGSGNLFPYLVLKAVNLSLRHGNCPESAFAYAAYGMLLCGELNEPAVGYQYGRVGLAINERLDDIALRARVIYVYAMFVHHWSNPWSSLAPWFRKGIEAGYQTGDLLYLAYSAQDCVIWDPTLDLETAHQLHVKNMEIVRECAYQDSQDSGTLFLQLQRNLLGLTDSPFGLSDDGFDEQACLAGMRQRRFMTGIANYHIYSAEICLLYNDYNRALEHVRLQDSLIKSAMSLPQLVRFYIVAFLTLASCYPRMSVDDKAATRERLQRDLAQMTRWADNCEENFRHLQYLMTAELERLDGAGESALERYDAAINAAQSSGFLHDEAAASERAARHLIALGRDRAAEGYLRGAHHLYNRWGARRKVTLMEQEFPVLRELVQGAPAPLHGGGETLNLDLASVMKASRAISGEIVLSRLLKITMEILLENAGGEWGCLVVRRQGVLTVEAGVAPPKKNRRHENVPRSAWVTVIEGGEVALPVTLICQVLRTGEALVLHDAAQEGSYTRDPYVLECQPASVLCVPLRRERFEGALYMENNLTAGVFTEERVEIIRLLAAQASVAIENARLYEQVQEHSRTLEQKVVERTARLEQLNRALQGLAERDGLTGVANRHRGDTYLDEVWARLRREEQALSIIMLDVDHFKAFNDNYGHQAGDNCLKVVAEALQTQMRRPADMAVRFGGEEFMLILPDTDPEGAGHVGEKVRLAVEGLAIPHAHSSAATVVTISVGSATIVPGSEEGPEQLIRRADTALYQAKRMGRNRLEQAPAVGA; the protein is encoded by the coding sequence GTGAACGCCTCCAGCCTCCAGCTGCCGGGGTACGAGATCGACGCCGTTCTGCATCGGGAAGGTGGTCGCGTCGTATATCGCGGCATGCGCCTGACGGACCGCGCCCCGGTGCACGTGGTGACGTTGGATGCAGCGTATCCTCATCCCAAGCAGCTTGCCGAACTGAGACGCGATGGCGCCATTGCCGGGAAGCTGAACGACGTCGACGGTGTGCTGAAGGTCGATGGCTTGCTGCCTCACGGTGGAGGCAACCTGGCCATGGTCTGCGAGCCCATGCCTGGTTCGCTGTTGCAGCGCATGGCCGCATCGAAGGGTCGGGGTCTACCTTTGGGAGAGGTGCTCGATATTGCCTGGCGCCTGGCAAGGACCCTTGGCGCCATCCATTCCCGAGACATCGTGCACAAGGCGCTGACGCCCGATCACGTGTTGTTCGATCCCGATTCCGGCGAGATCCGTCTGGCCGGATTCGGCATCGCCTCGGAACTGGAACAGGAGCGCCAGGGAAGCGAGGCGTCCACGTACCCGGAAGGGCCCCTGCCGTACATTTCCCCCGAGCAGACCGGCCGCATGAGCCGCGATCTCGACTACCGTTCCGACTACTATTCCCTTGGCGTCATGCTGTTCGAACTGCTCACCGGGCGGCGGCCATTCGATGCCGAGACCGTATTGGAGTGGGTCTACTGCCATATCTGCCGTCTGCCGCAGCCACCCCACGAACTGTCTCCCGAGGTGCCAGAGGCGGTATCGGGCATCGTGCTGAAACTCTTGTCGAAGAGTCCGGAGGCGCGGTATCAGACCGCCGAGGGGCTGATGCACGATCTGGCACGCTGTGCGGACGAGCTGGCGACGAAGGGGGAGATCGAGCCCTTCGCGCTGGGGGAACTCGACCTCGCCAAGCGGTTTATTCTGCCGCAGAGCCTTTATGGCCGCCGGCACGAACTGGAGCATCTGTTTCACCTGTTTGAATCGGTGGTGCGCGGGCGGGTCGAATTCTGCCTGGTGCATGGCTCACCGGGCGTGGGCAAATCGGCCCTGGTCAACGAGATCGACAAACCCTCGGTGCGTGAGCGTGGATTCCTGGTCCAGGGAAAGTTCCAGCAGTTCCAACACGGCGATACCTATACGGTGCTGGCGACCGCCCTGCGTGGTCTGGTTCAACAAATACTGGCCGAACCCGAAGAGCGACTGGCGGACTGGCGCAAGCGGTTACAGAAAGCGCTCAAGTCCAACGCACGTCTGGTCGTGGATCTGGTGCCGGAGCTGGAGTTGGTCATAGGGCAGCAGCCGGAAGTGATTGAACTGCCGCCCGTCGAGGCGCGCAATCGATTGCATATCGTCTTGACGAACTTTCTGAGCGTGTTCGCCGCCGAAGGGCATCCCGTGGTGCTCTTCCTCGACGATCTGCAATGGTGTGATGCCCCGACGCTGGAACTGTTGCACCGATTGGTTACCTCCCGGGAGCTCAGCCACCTGTTGATAATCGGTGCCTATCGGAGCAACGAGGTGGGACCCGGGCATCCCTTGCGACTGCTGCTCGACGATCTGGAGGGACAGCCCAATGTGAGTCATCAAGGCGTCGGGCCGCTCGACCTAAGCTCGGTGACCAGTCTGGTGGCTGATGCATTGAACCGCGAGCCCAGTGAGGTCGCTCCGCTCAGCGAGATGCTCTACGACAAGGCGCATGGCAATCCGTTTTTCACCAACGAACTTTTGCGCCAACTACACAAAGAGGGCGCGATCACCCGCGACCCCGACGATGGGACGTGGAACTGGGACCTGGATGCGGCGCGCTGGTCGGGCGTCAGCAGCGACGTTGTCGAGTTCATGGTCGAAAACCTCCGTCGGCTGGAACCGGCGACCCAGCGCGTACTGCAGCTGGCTGCCTGCATCGGGAACACTTTCGATCTGAAGACGCTTTCCGCCGTCTACCAGCAGCCCGTTGCCGAAACCGCAGCGGTACTGCTGCCGGCGCTCAAGCAGCAAACCGTCATACCCCTGCATGGCGACTACCGACTGGTGGTCGACGCCGCAGCGCCCTTGGGGTTCAACCCCAGCTACCGGTTTCAGCACGACCGCGTTCAGCAGGCAGCCTACGCGCTGATTGCGGTCCAGCGGACGAACGAGGTGCATCTTTTCGTCGGGCGCCTGATGTTGCAGCACGTTGGCGACACGGTACCGGACGACCGGCTGATCGACATCGTGGGTCACCTGAACGCGGGCCGCCCACTGATTGAATCCGACGAAGAACGACTAAAGCTTGCGAAACTCAACATAAGGGCGGGCGTACGCGCCAAGCGATCCGCGGACTACGAGGCGGCCTCGGACTACCTCAGGACCGCACAGTCGATGTTACCCACTGATCCCTGGCGGGAGATGCCGGCGATGATGTGGACGCTGGCGAAAGAGTCCCAGCAGTGCGCCTACCTCACCGGGCGTACCGACGAAGCCGAACGGTGGACCGAGGAGATGCTGGAGCGCTCCCGATCGGATCTGGAGCGTAGCGACATCCTCGCCACGCGCACCCGGCAGTACGTCACTCTGGGCAGGATGGAGGCCTCCATTCAATCTGCCATCCAGGGTCTCTCGCTGCTTGGTATCGAGCTCACCGACTATCCCTCGGCGGAGGATATCGCCGAGGAACGGCGCCGCGTCGAGGAGAATCTCGGCGGTCGTCGCATCGCGGATCTCGTGGGCGCACCACCGGTCGAAAATGCCGAGACGCTCATGGCAATGCGACTGTTCATGGAAATCTTCGCTGCCGCTTTCCTGTCCGGGAGCGGAAATCTGTTTCCCTACCTGGTACTGAAGGCGGTGAATCTGTCGCTGCGTCATGGCAACTGTCCCGAGTCCGCCTTCGCCTACGCAGCCTACGGAATGCTGTTGTGCGGTGAGCTCAACGAGCCGGCCGTTGGCTATCAGTATGGCAGGGTGGGTCTTGCGATCAACGAGCGCCTCGATGATATCGCCCTGCGGGCGCGGGTGATCTATGTCTACGCCATGTTCGTGCATCACTGGAGCAATCCCTGGTCCAGCCTTGCGCCGTGGTTTCGCAAGGGCATCGAGGCGGGTTACCAGACGGGTGACCTGCTGTATCTGGCCTACAGCGCCCAGGACTGTGTCATCTGGGATCCGACCCTGGACCTCGAAACGGCACACCAGCTGCACGTAAAGAACATGGAGATCGTGCGCGAATGCGCCTATCAGGATTCCCAGGACTCCGGCACGCTGTTCCTGCAGCTACAGCGCAACCTGCTCGGCCTCACGGATTCACCCTTTGGCTTGAGCGACGACGGTTTCGATGAACAGGCGTGTCTGGCGGGGATGCGGCAGCGTCGATTCATGACCGGGATTGCGAATTACCATATCTACAGTGCCGAGATCTGTCTGCTGTACAACGACTACAACCGCGCCCTGGAACATGTGCGTCTCCAGGACTCACTGATCAAGTCGGCGATGTCGTTACCCCAACTCGTTCGATTCTACATCGTCGCATTTCTGACCCTGGCTTCCTGCTACCCAAGAATGTCCGTGGACGACAAGGCCGCAACGCGTGAACGGTTGCAGCGGGATCTCGCGCAAATGACGCGCTGGGCCGACAACTGCGAGGAAAATTTTCGCCATCTCCAGTACTTGATGACAGCTGAGCTTGAACGGCTGGACGGCGCAGGCGAGAGCGCATTGGAGCGCTACGATGCAGCGATCAACGCGGCGCAGAGTAGCGGTTTTCTGCATGACGAGGCTGCCGCCAGTGAGCGGGCGGCCCGGCATCTGATTGCACTCGGCCGCGACAGGGCGGCGGAAGGCTATCTGCGCGGTGCGCATCATCTGTACAACCGCTGGGGCGCGCGTCGCAAGGTCACCCTGATGGAGCAGGAGTTTCCGGTGTTGCGGGAACTCGTCCAGGGCGCACCTGCCCCGCTGCATGGTGGTGGCGAAACCCTGAACCTGGATCTGGCCTCTGTGATGAAGGCGTCGAGGGCGATCTCCGGCGAGATCGTGCTGTCGCGCCTGTTGAAGATCACGATGGAGATTCTGCTCGAGAACGCAGGGGGCGAGTGGGGCTGCCTGGTCGTGCGTCGGCAGGGCGTGCTGACCGTGGAAGCGGGAGTGGCTCCCCCGAAAAAAAATCGGCGGCACGAAAACGTACCGCGCAGTGCCTGGGTAACGGTAATCGAAGGCGGTGAAGTCGCCCTGCCGGTGACCCTGATATGCCAGGTGTTGCGAACGGGCGAGGCGCTGGTGCTGCACGACGCCGCTCAAGAGGGTTCCTACACGCGCGACCCTTATGTCCTGGAGTGCCAACCCGCATCGGTCCTGTGTGTGCCGCTGCGGCGGGAGCGCTTCGAAGGGGCTTTGTACATGGAGAACAACCTGACCGCCGGTGTGTTCACCGAGGAGCGTGTGGAAATCATACGTCTCCTGGCGGCCCAGGCTTCTGTGGCAATCGAAAATGCGCGTCTTTACGAACAGGTGCAGGAACACTCCCGGACGCTTGAGCAGAAAGTGGTCGAGCGGACTGCGCGACTGGAACAGCTCAACCGGGCGCTGCAGGGATTGGCCGAGCGTGACGGTCTCACCGGCGTCGCCAACCGGCATAGAGGGGACACCTATCTGGACGAGGTGTGGGCGCGCCTGCGGCGCGAGGAACAGGCACTGTCGATCATCATGCTCGATGTGGACCACTTCAAGGCATTCAATGACAACTATGGTCACCAGGCAGGGGACAACTGCCTCAAGGTGGTGGCCGAAGCCTTGCAGACCCAGATGCGGCGTCCCGCCGACATGGCCGTGCGTTTCGGTGGTGAGGAGTTCATGTTGATTCTGCCCGACACGGATCCGGAAGGGGCGGGCCACGTAGGTGAGAAGGTTCGCCTTGCGGTCGAAGGGTTGGCGATTCCCCATGCACATTCTTCTGCAGCCACTGTGGTGACGATCAGCGTCGGTAGCGCCACCATCGTGCCCGGGTCGGAAGAGGGCCCGGAGCAATTGATCCGCAGAGCGGACACCGCCCTGTATCAGGCCAAGCGAATGGGGCGCAACAGGTTGGAGCAGGCACCAGCTGTTGGGGCCTAG
- a CDS encoding sterol desaturase family protein, with the protein MTFFLAIFAAVAAWELVAPRRRLGVSKTLRWVNNLGLVMLNTVVLRLLFPTAAVGVAAFAATRGWGLFNYVQLPAWVEMPGAVVALDFAIWLQHVMVHAIPLLWRLHRVHHADLDYDLTTGARFHPLEIILSMLIKFAVILLLGPAVAAVIVFEVVLNGMAMFNHGNVRLPAPLDRVLRWLVVTPDMHRVHHSVEDDETNSNFGFNLSIWDRLFGTYRDQPRGGHDGMTIGIRGYREVRQVAWLPGMLALPFHGRITGYAINRRQWTGDGHDDA; encoded by the coding sequence CTGACCTTTTTTCTCGCCATCTTTGCCGCGGTGGCCGCCTGGGAGCTGGTTGCCCCGCGGCGCCGGCTCGGGGTCTCGAAGACGTTGCGGTGGGTCAACAACCTGGGCCTGGTGATGCTCAATACCGTGGTGCTACGCCTGTTGTTCCCGACCGCGGCGGTCGGCGTGGCGGCGTTCGCGGCAACCCGGGGCTGGGGGCTTTTCAACTATGTGCAGCTGCCGGCCTGGGTCGAGATGCCGGGCGCCGTCGTCGCGCTCGACTTCGCCATCTGGCTACAGCACGTGATGGTCCATGCGATCCCGCTGCTGTGGCGCCTGCACCGCGTCCACCATGCCGACCTCGACTACGACCTCACCACCGGTGCACGTTTCCACCCGCTCGAGATCATCCTGTCGATGCTGATCAAGTTTGCGGTGATCCTGCTGCTCGGCCCGGCGGTCGCCGCAGTGATCGTGTTCGAGGTGGTGCTGAACGGCATGGCGATGTTCAACCACGGCAACGTCCGCCTGCCGGCGCCGCTCGACCGTGTGCTGCGCTGGCTGGTGGTAACCCCCGACATGCATCGCGTGCACCATTCGGTCGAGGACGATGAGACCAACTCCAACTTCGGTTTCAACCTGTCGATCTGGGATCGCCTGTTCGGTACCTATCGCGACCAGCCCCGCGGCGGACATGATGGCATGACCATCGGCATCCGTGGCTACCGCGAAGTCCGGCAGGTGGCCTGGTTGCCGGGAATGCTCGCACTGCCGTTCCACGGCCGCATCACCGGGTATGCGATCAATCGGCGGCAATGGACCGGCGACGGGCATGACGATGCCTGA